One stretch of [Limnothrix rosea] IAM M-220 DNA includes these proteins:
- a CDS encoding polysaccharide pyruvyl transferase family protein: MIIENAVKTELSKIFMDRDILSISTQKYLRANQVKLVKDSSFTFVGGTNLLSSNMEQYRQWKLSPLDIYRVKNVILFGVGWWQYQNPPNLYTRLLLKSVLSHQYLHSVRDGYTEKQLRFAGFKNVVNTGCPTMWPLAHLKQEEIPPLKAPSVLLMLTDYSKRPSIDSQLIRLLFDKYETVFVWPQGRQDLEYIRSFNKPFKILGHSFNSLNQFLSSGVKFDYIGTRLHGGIKCLLARKRSLILEIDNRAKEIARDTNLPTAERDDFAHVSAWIEKPFSIDIRLNIDNIMLWKKQFNATNVS; encoded by the coding sequence TTGATTATTGAAAATGCTGTTAAAACTGAACTCTCTAAAATTTTTATGGATAGAGATATTTTGAGTATCTCAACTCAAAAATATTTGAGAGCCAATCAGGTAAAGTTGGTAAAGGATAGCTCTTTTACCTTCGTAGGAGGAACAAACTTATTGTCTTCTAATATGGAACAGTATCGACAATGGAAACTTTCTCCATTGGATATATACAGAGTGAAAAATGTGATTTTATTTGGTGTTGGTTGGTGGCAGTACCAGAATCCCCCTAATCTCTATACAAGACTTCTACTTAAATCGGTTCTTTCACATCAATATTTACATTCTGTAAGGGATGGTTACACTGAGAAACAACTTAGGTTTGCCGGATTTAAGAATGTTGTAAACACAGGATGTCCAACAATGTGGCCTCTTGCCCACCTCAAGCAAGAAGAGATTCCCCCGTTAAAAGCACCTAGTGTTCTTCTGATGCTTACAGATTACTCAAAGCGGCCGAGTATAGATAGTCAGCTTATTAGATTGCTATTTGACAAGTATGAAACAGTTTTTGTATGGCCTCAAGGTAGACAGGATTTAGAGTATATACGCTCCTTTAATAAGCCTTTTAAGATACTTGGTCATTCCTTCAATTCACTCAATCAATTTTTATCCTCTGGCGTAAAATTTGACTACATTGGAACAAGGTTACATGGTGGTATCAAATGTTTGCTAGCCAGAAAAAGAAGTCTTATATTGGAAATTGATAATAGAGCAAAAGAAATTGCCCGCGATACAAATTTACCAACGGCTGAAAGAGATGATTTTGCGCATGTAAGTGCTTGGATTGAAAAGCCTTTTTCTATAGATATAAGGCTTAATATTGATAATATTATGCTCTGGAAGAAGCAGTTTAATGCAACTAATGTATCTTAA
- a CDS encoding glycosyltransferase family 2 protein, producing MQLTNNKTYKMLKTPIVFIIFNRPDLTQIVFNEIRKAQPRQLFIIADGPRTSKEQAKCQAARDVIKQIDWDCEVFYNYSDVNLGCRERVSSGLNWIFKQVEEAIILEDDCVPNSSFFEFCEQLLVRYKMDNRIMLISGYNAQQSWQADKQDYFFSNLGGIWGWASWARAWKNFDLKMTHLDKVVKDRKLRHLLGEKLGRIRENQFLDCRSRQVDTWDYQWAYSRHINSGLAIVPSKNLIENIGFRKDATHTKHSTRRKVYSENLEFPLETNNILIPDTEYDELFFKNSESFIHKLALKLRKATNI from the coding sequence GTGCAGTTAACAAATAACAAAACTTATAAAATGTTGAAAACCCCTATTGTTTTTATTATTTTCAATCGTCCTGATCTGACACAGATTGTTTTTAACGAAATTCGCAAGGCACAGCCAAGGCAACTTTTTATAATTGCAGACGGGCCCAGAACTTCAAAGGAACAGGCAAAGTGCCAAGCAGCAAGAGATGTCATTAAACAAATCGATTGGGACTGCGAAGTTTTTTATAACTACTCCGATGTAAATTTGGGTTGTCGTGAGCGAGTGTCAAGTGGACTTAATTGGATATTTAAGCAGGTTGAAGAGGCAATTATTTTAGAAGATGATTGTGTGCCAAATAGTTCGTTTTTTGAATTCTGTGAACAGCTTTTGGTAAGGTACAAAATGGATAATAGAATTATGTTGATTAGTGGCTATAACGCACAACAGTCATGGCAAGCAGATAAGCAAGATTATTTTTTTTCTAATTTAGGAGGTATTTGGGGATGGGCTAGTTGGGCGAGAGCTTGGAAAAATTTTGATCTTAAAATGACTCACTTAGATAAAGTAGTAAAAGATCGGAAGCTAAGGCATCTTTTGGGTGAAAAGCTTGGGAGAATAAGAGAGAATCAATTTTTAGATTGTAGAAGTAGGCAAGTTGATACTTGGGATTATCAGTGGGCTTATTCGCGTCACATTAATTCGGGTTTAGCGATTGTACCTAGTAAAAATTTAATTGAAAATATTGGTTTTCGTAAGGACGCAACTCATACGAAACATTCAACTAGACGAAAGGTTTATTCCGAGAATCTCGAATTTCCCTTGGAAACAAACAATATCTTAATACCTGACACGGAGTATGATGAACTGTTTTTCAAGAACAGTGAAAGCTTCATCCATAAACTAGCACTTAAACTCAGAAAAGCAACTAATATTTAA